Part of the Misgurnus anguillicaudatus chromosome 25, ASM2758022v2, whole genome shotgun sequence genome, gagaAGTAACTAAGTACcggtaatgcaattagttacttttttggggagtaacttaaaattgtaatgcattacttttaaaagtaactttccccaacactgtttgcAAACATCTTTATATGTCACATGTATATGTCATATGTCTTATTTACATTCCATTTTAAGTGATTAAATACAATTGGACTAAAGTCCTTCATACGCCAGGGTAACAGTTGACCTAAAAAATGTTGCAGATGTATAAAGAATCCCTGAAACGATCAAATATATACAAAAGGCTAAATCTAAAATTGATCAAATAAGACAAATAGATACAAAAGGCTAAATCTAGAGTACatttacactcaaaaaaatcatgggttatttttaacccatagttGAGTCAAATTTGAACATGACTAATCGTTTGGTGTAAATTTACTCATGCAAGGTTGATTGAACTCATGGTTGGATTAAATATGGACATTCTTTACTAGTCCATACActaatacactgtaaataatgttttttttttaaatttatttattattattttttaaattgaacttaaaaatattaactcAAAAAGGTTGAGTTAATATTGTTGTATATAAATTGTTGtatcaactaatatttttaagttgaatgaactcaaaattgtaaggcaaccaggtatcttacttttttaagttgaaccaacagaAATGAAATATTACAGGGATGAAGTTATAGCAAAGCATATAGCTATATTACTTCTCTATACAGCCTCTGTACAGCCCTGGAGGTAAGAGTCATTCAATAGACCTCAAAAGCCCCATTGGTGGCCCCTGGGTTTTCCTACAGAGCTCGGATGAGTTAGTTGGCAGAACTGTGTGCACCAGCAGAGGCTTGGCCTCTCATCTGAGTGCCAGGAAGGCACCCTCCCCTCTGTACTCCCCCCGGGGGATGTGTAGCCTACCACTGCTGGAGGACACAAAAAGGAAACAACAAGCACAAAGGCCTGTTTATTCATGATGACCCAGATTCCGACGCTTTGACAAAATGAGACAAGTGACAGGCTGTTCAGCACTGCTTTATCATCTGTAGAAGGGACTGTCACCAAACAAATGATCATGGCATAGTTTAATCATCCACACCTTGACTGCAAAAGCACAGTAGCCCCTAAAATCACCACCCAGAAAGTCACACTggcattaaaaaagtaaaagaaGTGTGAAATTGTGCTGGCAGCGTTTCTTACCGGTTAATAAAGACAAAGGTCATGGAAAGGGCTTCAGTTGAACTTAAAAGACTGTGTTGAGATATTAAGattaagtcaattcaacctactattttaagttttgacttgtgataagtttacataaaaaacaagttgaaattgtgtatattaatttgtaaaatatatgttgatttgacataaTTTTTAAATTCTTTGCTACCttcatttttttagtttaaataactcagatttacaagtcactAGTGCAAGTCACTACTaataacttactattatttatcttgactagagaggagttgttataacttagaAAATATAGTTAAAATAAGTCTACTTCATTTAAGtggtagcaactcatctctcgtcaagataaacaataataagttgaaatgacttgtcaATTAaacttgattaaacttaaaatttaaggcagcaaagattctTTACAGCATATACAAACAAATATCCTGCTTATTTTATGGTGAAATTTATACAGTGACCCACAAATTTTGACACTTAAGCCAGAGAAAagttaagaaaaatataaatttttaggATATTTTCATGCCATTTGGGTTTAATTAACtatagaaaatgtttatatttgacctaaCAATGGGTTAAACAACCCATAGGTTATATTACAACCCAATCGGTTctgttcatccctttttgacccaacgttgAAAATTAccaattttttagagtgtaataaAGAGGTAAAACTTAAtccaagtttatttttcttaccccactggcagatttttttcttgatttaAGCATAAActtacttacattttatatttttttcacaaaataaaactttatatttagATAATTTTGCTTATCAATTAATGTATCTCACTTttattttacactgtaaaaaattgctgtaattatgcagctagttgccagtaacttactgtagaagataaaaactgaaaatgtttcatgttcatttaactttgaacaaactgttgccagtaaataacataaatgtaaaatctacagtaagttactggcagctagttgccagtaatacccagtaatactgtaatttctacagacattttttacagtgtagatatttttggaaaacaagaaatttttctttttgcttAACTAATTATCATCtcaaattttatatataaaaaacacataaagCAAGATAATAAGCAAGCAAagtatttaataaaaagttgtttCAAATGAACAAACGTTGTGTTAAAATTGGTAAAAATTGTATTTGGACACTAGTTGTCAGATTTATGAAACCCCATACTCAGTggtttttaaagtgtttttcaaaaaagcacgCACGTTGacttaaatgacaatatcctggccagaccactgttgtcagtgatataagcatttgaaatgaaaatgatttcttaatgtctagtgagtagtgacatatcagggccattttatgattaattgatataaatttcttacatactgttcctttaatataataaactaCATCTGTGGTAACTCTGCTAGGACACCTGTGAACTTCTTACAtccattataataaaatattgtatagggaaaaatataaaagttttccCCTGATACCGATTATTCCAATTGATATCTGaggataccgatagtttggtggttatattaattTGCATTAACTAAAATCTAAAGAtaacattttctgaatgttatttatttatatgaccattagtattttacattaaactagtgatgtttctttacattttttattcagagagctcaaattcattgcatttatgTTCTCTTTTGATATATCGACCATGACTATCGACTATTTTTAAACAACCggctttaaaaaaattgcttttatcggCCAATACATCTGTGCATTTCtagttaaaaataaccaaaaagatCTAGAATCATCTGTTGGCAGATACCTCCTGGTTTGGTATTTTATCAATCTATGCAatgaaacatacatttttaaattgacttAAGTAGGCACATTTTGGGGCCACTGTAATGCATTCACACAAAACTCTGCAGGTCCTTTGGGAGAATGCATTGTGCAAGCAGACCAAGAATTGATCAGTGCTGGTGTGTTATGGGTGTGCATTGTAAGCTAATGAGCTACGAGATGAGCCACCTGTTTGGGGAGTGTATACAGAGAGGGTGAGCAGCTGCCCATATGTGTGTTAGTGGGGGAAGGCGGGCGTAAAGATCTGTAATTTGCAGACTCATTATGTATGATGGCATACTCACCCGGCGCCCTCCCCCAGGATCAGTATACTCCCAGCCTGCACTGAACCAAAGCCTCTACCATTATGAGTGAGCTCATCCCTCTGGGGATATAAACAAAAGCTTAACATGTCACAGAGAAAAACAATCCAGAGCCATCCTTACACTGTCCTCAGATGCACCacttttctttttgtttaaaacatagCCTATGCAAGGACAAAGTACTTATAAAGATTATCTTCAtacctttttttatttataaatatgttttttaactgATAAGGCTTTTGTGTCACTATTTGTGCAATTAAATCCCTGTGGAGCACATGGAATAAGTTAATTGCCTTGCTAACTTTGTCACTATTTGTGCAAGTAGGCTATATGTATCTATGTGGAGCACATGGGATATTCTGCAGGCACACATAGGACCTTATATTTCTTCCCCATAGTACCTTCCTCGTGCTTAGATAAAGTAAATGACATTACTCTATCAGCAAAGGAGGCCAAAGGAAAGTAGCTGTGTGTTACCACCATCTAGTGGATAGCTTGTGAATTACATGTATGatagattaaagggatagttcacccaaaaatgaaatttctgtcatcatttactcactctcatgttgttacaaagctgtaaaaatgtcattgttctgatgaacacaaaggaagatattttgagaaatgtttgtggaccccatttacttccatagtattcttttttctactatggaagtgaatggggtccacaaacggtgatgacagaattttcatttttgggtggacTATCTCTTTATTATTACAAATTTTACaatttacaaattatttaatacaccaatataatatttaaaaaataattaaagtgCAAATGGCTCTTTTTCTATAAATATCAGAGTATTACGATACACACCCTGCATTCTCAAATCACCAGCACTAATTGATTTTGACATAAATGGTGCCCTTAATTCTGATTGGCGTGGTTTAGGGATTATTGTTTTTGACTAAATAGTGTTTTACAAGCCAGTCAACAGATGGGCATTTCTCCTCCCCGATTGATGTCAGTGGTCAAACACCATCCATCAATTGAGTGAAAATCAAGATATTAATTTGTATAGAAAGATGCACCAACTCTGCAGACGCATCAATATTTTGAGCATATGGTCTTGTTTTACGCTGGATGGATGGGGGAGAGTTAGGGCCATCTAAAAATACGTTATTACACACACAGGAATCACTTATTTTCCAATGGCCTTCAAATAAAGTGATCACAAATCAAGTTTTTAAGAGACTTATTTAATTTTACCAGTATTCAAGTCAAACTAATAAAGAGAGCAAGCATTATTGTACCATTATTCAGATTTTAGTAACAATTTTTGGACAGCCATGTCGATGCCATACACCAATACACATCTAGGTGGCTGCCTTGAGTCACATTCTTGTACTTGGACCAGTAGTTTATGGTAGTTCCTTATAAATGACAAATGAATCATCAGTTTTGTGGTTTTTAAAGAGTTTATGCAAACCAGAAAAGTGGTGCAGCCTGTATTTTTTGGAAAACATATCACCAGTATGAATATGTCAATTTCTTCCTTGTTGTGAAACAACAGGTGTTTAACTCAAATTTGTAGTGgctttaagggatagttcacttcaAAATGAACACTCCGTCATCATCTACCCATCCCCACGTTGCTCCAAACCTGCACGAATCTTTTTCccgatgaacacaaaaaatatacttcgagaaatgatggtaaacacacagcagtaagtgtccaccgacttccatagtaggaaaaaaaatgatggaatttaattgGTACCCATAACTGTGTTCCTattatcatttataaaaatatttttttcctactatggaagtcaatggtcacttactgctgtgtgtttaccatcatttctcaaatatcttcttttgtgttcatcagaaaaaagaaattcatacaggtttagaacaacacgaggatgagtaaacgatgacagaattcCCATTtcaaagtgaactatccctttaaatactgGATATACCAAAAAAGTAACAAATAATAGTAAATGACATATCAGTGAAGATTCTGcgaattttttaaatttattgcAATATCACATGAAGAAGAATACTTCAAAGATGTAAAGTCACATTTGTGGAAAAACTCTTTCTCTGTTATTTCCCAGCACTGCAACAATGACAATTGTACATTTTGTGAAGTCTGAACATTCAgatgaaataaacaaaaagaaaacaatctgTTGTAACATATTGTACAGAATCAAAGTCCAGGACCAAGGCACCTATTCATATAATAAAGACACCTGCCATATCTGACATGGCACCTCACatacaatattttaaaaatcttaTATATAAGTTTTAAGTCCACAGTGTTGTAGATTTTAGCGCTTTCCTTGCTTCATAGGTGGTTTACGTCCTTTTCCCTTGGGACCTTTTCCTTTGGGACCTTTTCCCTTTCCACCAGCCTTGCCTTTTCCTTTCCCAGCCATGTTTCCTCTGTGTCCCTTCTTTCCAAATGCCTTCCTTCTGTCCCGAGCCGCTTCCATGTCCTCTTCCCTCATTTGCTTATTCACTGCTTTAGTGATGTTGAGACGTGGATTCTTACTGTCCATTAGTTTCAATAAATCCAGCTGTTTTTGCTTCTCACTACCAAAGTCACCAATAAGAGGTTGGAATTTTCTCTTTTTCCCTGTGTTCTTTGGTGTTTTCTCCTTGGGCAGGTTCTCCTGAAATTTACCCACAGAAGCAGTGGATACCTTGGCAATACTCACAGCCTGTGACAGCTCTGCTTTTGACTGATGAGGGGTGGGTGCGAGCCCCATGCCTGGCACCTTGATCTTCTGAGCTCTGGCGATGTTCTTGAGCCTGTTGTATTCATTTCTCGCCACCCTCTCCTTCTTGGCTTTATTTTTCTTTGCAAACTGGTCTTCGTTAGGATCTGCCTTCTCTGGTACCTCTATCAACCATTCCTTGGTATCATCTTTGGCACGTTTGTATCCCCATCGTCTCTTCCATTCCTTGTGAACTTCGTCCCAGACCAAGTTggtcttctttttcttctgaatGCCTTTCAGCTTGGCAAACTGTTCCCATTTTGTAGGAGGTTTTGGTTTGGGTGCAGGCTTCTGCCTGGggagtgcagtggttggatctGGTAGCTTAGCCACGATTACTTCTTCAACTCTCTCGGTTGGTAGTTTCCATATCTCGTTGATGAGTAGTTGCGTGTTGTCTCTTGCCAGGGAACGCAGAAACTCCTCCCGATTATTTCCTTTAAATTCCCGTGTATCTATCCGGTTCTTATCAAACGCAAGCAAGCTACCTGGATCGAATTCAAGATCCAACTCTTTGTTGACTGTAATACTCTTAAGCTTTTCGGCTTCGTCTCTTTCAGCCTTAGCAAGCACGTCTTCTATACTACAAGAAGCCATTTTGCACGTAATGTAACGCAACAGCGTGGTATTCTCACATGTGCTTCTATGAGCGGAAGtacgtcatttcaaaataaaagccccTAAGATAAGTTAAAATTCCCCTGACGGTGAAGaacaaaagtaataaaataaactgGTTATTAATACAAATATTGATCAAGCGGTTTTGTGCAAatgcttatatatatataaataaaattaattcgAACTTATTAAGACTTATCAAAAAAATATTACCGCCCATGTCTGGCCGTTGTTGCGAGGAGTACGGACGCAATAGCAGGACGTCCCAtcggctctgtggcgcaatggatagcgcattggacttctagattgaAGAATGGGGTcattcaaaggttgtgggttcgagtcccaccagagtcgcaCTTTTTTAATTTCACAAATGGTCACATGCCGTATGGTAACTTACTTGCCTAATATTCAGAAGAGATGCGATTTAACGAAACAAGATTCAAAGATTCAGTCCAAGTTTTGAATCTTACAACAGCAACAGTTACGACTCCATAGAACCGATCACGATTTTTAAAGCTGTATTACATTCAGCATTTTTAATGGTACATGTAGGACACAAACACATAGCCTACATAGAAAAGATAGGGTTTGGAcgtctgattatgcatgagtacattttaaaatgaaattaattcTGATAATATTTGATATCCTACACAGTTTCCATCCAAAAAGTCTATATTAGATTTTAATCTGTGAACACGCAGTCCACGGATCTTCTGAAAAGCACCAGTTCTttataaaaattacagtaaaaagtttgttttcaaaatacaaaagacACTCATCAGTGATATATCAGTTCAACGTAAACACTTCTGGATCATAGCAGGCGTGTTCGACCTGATGCGGCGCTGCCCAGATTGATCAGCATAAGACCTCAAAATATCGCGAGAGCTATTCGAAAACTGTGCTATCGCGGTATTCTGATGTCATACTCCAATCAACCTGCGCAGCTACCCATGAAGTCGCATACGCTTGCTAATTCTGATTGGACGGCCAAAGTCGAAACGTCATATCCGATGCTCGTGTTTCCCCGGGAAAACGCTTTGGCGCGGAATCTCTTGTATTGGTTCCGCGCTTCTGGAAGAAAACGCAAATCCTACCTCACGCggcatattttaaataaattattaatggCTCCTGTTTCAAATTCAGATAAAGACATGGACGGTGGAGATTGTGGTAGGTTTTGCTCGGTTCAAGTACTCACTGTGATTAGCTTGCAGAATACTGAATCTTTTCAGTCAGAGCGACTCTTCGTCGTTGGCTATAAGTTACTCATATTGCAAATATATAGtattgcatgtttctgttaCAGTTAACGTTACATATTAATTAAGAGTTTATGCCGTTTTATCTTAATCAGACACATCTTTATTTACATCATTCTTTGACTGGTAACTTGAACATGAAATGTCAACCATGACAATGACAGAAATGTAACTAAGACCGTATCACTTATAAATGATATTATTCTCTATAACaacataataattattatgtaatttcattgttttataCTTGAAATATTTCAATTTAGTGACATTCCCTATGTGCACCTCTCCTTTTATGGACACGACTATTAAATAAATGTGGGGAGTTCAATAACAATGTCCACGAGCTGCTTTTAAATGCATTGTTATAATGATAACAGTATAAATGCTAAAGCACTTAAGCtttaatttaatgtgttgttCTCTGCCTATCATACTACTGTTTCCTGTGTGGTTGAAACTTGGGAGGGTCTCTCCACATATGTTTGTATTTTGGTTTAAACCCCATTTCATCCTTGCACTTAAGATGCATCTGACACATGTGGCATTGCCACCTCGCGTTCCAGGCGAGAGAAAAAGGAGAAAGTGGGGCGCAAGTCCGCCCTGGAGCAGCTTAAGCGAGCCAAGAAGGGAGAAAAGGTCAAATATGAGGTATGTCGCTTGTGCATTGTGAATCCACCAACAGTTGACAAACCCCAATGATTTTGCATGCACTTGTTTTGACATTGTGTTGTGATCAGGTGGAGGAGTTCACAAGTGTGTATGAAGAGGTGGACGAGGAGCAGTACTCAAAATTAGTGCGCGAGAGACAGGACGATGATTGGATCATTGATGACGGTCAGTCTGCTGATCGACTGTTACTTTATATGTTATGAAATGCTTTCCTAAATGAGGGGATATGCTCAGATGTCATGAGTGCTCCCAGCTGAATTTGTCTGTTATCTGTGTCAGATGGGACTGGTTATGTTGAGGACGGAAGAGAGATCTTTGATGACGATTTGGCCGATGACGCTCTAGAGAAGGCTTCTAAAGGTAAATTTAAGAGATCCAAAACTTTTGCAAGGGTGTTTAAATCAAAAGTGAACATTTCTAAAtagatgaagagtttggttccaaaacgcaataaatccattttgactaattttggtaaaaacatgttttttataccaagaaagtgacaaaatgtaaaccactattttctgttacaaacatttacatagcatctttaggttataataacattaaaaaattaaaatccaaaattagattttcaaacatttattataaaaactgattaattttttgctgttttttttccaaaatgctataaatttattgaatcaatgtataaatgtgcattcatctttgccatgttatattcatttagttaactagtggtataaaaataaacataaatggcattaatcaaaacacttactttgtcatgtTAAgaactgtcattgctgctgtcatcttcGGGACGTCGTCGCCGAAcgtttttgacagcgatcagctgtatagtgttttggtcctgctcgattttcatgacttagagtaaaataatggaaataaTTTCATAAGATCCACTGTGGTCAGTGTGTAAGCATGACAGATGcttgtcgggagaacaagcaacagccggcattaatccttcgcccgagtgcctctcacataaattattcgattttgattgcttacatttcttccccgtgacaaaaaaacaccacatgtttattaatgccatcaaagcattattttgtttttgtttgtttgttgattatgaagtacaaaatagatgaggaaaactaggattccgagTGTATagagatgttgtatttttttgtttttgagattctgcatgaatcgcgaaaacttaacggaagacctggtgcgattttcacagcctacgacgtaagtaggcatttttaaCGATACCGAAtgatacgcaactcaatctgctgtaatgacttttctgaccccgacatgcgcagtgggaaccgcctgtgacgtgaaccccGAAGGGGTCTTTTCAAAGCgctgccattattgtttacaatgcgtggaatggtgtgctgtgattggttaagcggatttattgcattctgcagaaaaggaggactggCATTTGTTGCTGTttgaaaaaaagggagaaaagataacAGCATAACACGGTGGATATCGGAGTTTGCATAAAATGaagaattatttattttaatgctgACCTAATAAAATACCGATTTCTGcgttaacaataaaaaaagtagtttatcgcattttggaaccaaattctTCATATGCAGATATGTCAACCTACTTGGCATAAAGTATAATGCACTATATTCCTTAAAAGTTTTCTTATGTTTAAGTATATTTCTCTTTGTGAACAGGTAAAGCAGGTGGAAAGGGAGGAGACTCGAAGAAGAACATCAAGAAAACGTCCGTCAGTAAACCCAACAGCATTAAAAGCATGTTCATGAACAGCAATGTGAAGAAGCCTGTAGAAGTAAGAAACACTAAGTTACTTATCACTGCAGTCTATACAATACACGTCTCTTTTTGGCCACAATTAAGTTGTATCAGCAGAACAAAGCAATTTAAAGTGTGTCTGTTGTGTGTAAAATTGTTCATGCTTTAATTGTAGAAAGATGTGGATTTGTCCAAAGATGATCTGCTGGGAGATATTTTACAGGACCTGCACTCTGAGGTAATTTTTTATGGCTTTTGTCTCCTTTTTCAACAAACATACTGTAGACATTGCATTGGCAATCTTTAGTGTATCAGGCATTGCATGCTGAGCTGGACGTCATTGTCATGTATTTCAGAAATCAGTTGTGCTGACCCCACCACCTGTTATCACCttgaagaaaaagaaaatgctgGGATCCCCTATGAATCCATTTTCAGTTAAACCACAGGTGCCAAAGGTAGTTTTTCTCTTTTTCATCATTAATAAACACTgatctgttttgataaaaacATTAGGTTACTGTCTGTTACAGTTTGTTTAAGCTTTACACTTTTGAGGCTAGCTTTGTTGTCCATCTATTAGGAGTTACCTGAAGTTCAAATGTCAAAGCCCAGGCCTGTGGTAACCCGGGTTCCTCCAGCGGACCCTTCACCCAGACCTGCTGCTCACATTTCCTCCAGTAAACCAGCTGCCACACAGCAAATAAAGAAACCCAAGACAGAGGAACCTAAAGGTAGACTTAACCTACCGACTTTACTACTGGAATGTTTGCTGTCTTAAAAATATTACTgttaattattttacattttcaattaGAAGAAGCAGTTGAGTTTGATGAGATTGATTTCGATGAGCCCATGGAAGCAGAAATGCTGGAGGAGGAGGAGCCAGTGAAGGTGGAGTCTGAGGCCACACCCACTCTTAAAGTAGAGCCGAAAACGGAGCCGAAAGATGAGATGTTCATGTAAGTTGCCAACATGAAGACCTGTGAATGTGCTGTTTATGATTTTCAATTTGTTTGGTGTTACTCTACAAATATTAGCAAAGAAGGACGACAGATCATAGATACCAAAATCTGCCTGTTTGCTCACCTCAGATCTGAACTGGTTGGTGGCATGGGTTGGGAAAAGATGGAGGAGACTGACCCCATCCAAACTCCGGTCGAGGTGCAAGTGGATGCCAGTCGATTACCGCTAGTAGAGGGACCAGATGGGGATATGGTTTTTCGTTTTTACTGGCAAGATGCTTTCGAGGACCAGTACAGTCAACCTGGTCAGCATCCTTTCCACACAGTTATTTTCTCATAACACAGAgttcaaataacgttattttcaCTTATTTGTTTCATGCTTgctataaaaaatattgttgcAATCGTATAGCTACCACAATCGGTGGTGCTGTACACCTTCTTTTGAGGTACAAAGTTAAATGTTAGCTGTTTGTTTTAGTAAAGGTAATTAAAGTTGTTTATGATGTTTGATGGTTCCCTGTGTAGGTGTGGTATACCTGTTTGGAAAGGTTTGGATTGAATCAGCAAAAGCACATGTAAGCTGTTGCGTTGCTGTTAGAAACATCGACAGGACGATGTATCTCCTACCCAGAGAACatgtacgttttttttttgtgttatagTGTTGTTATTTAGTGTTTTTAATGTTCTTGCAACAGAAAAGTGTTTTTAGTTAGTGACCTTATTTCTTTATTTGGGTGGATTAGAAAGTAAATCTGGCAACCGGTGAAACGACTGACACTCCAGTCGGAATGATGGATGTGTATCAGGAGTTCAACAGTCTTTCTGAGAAGTTCAAAATCATGAAGTTTAAGTCCAAAGTAATTATTATTGGTACCCATACTTGAAGTTTATGAATAcagctttgtgtttttaaaatacacattcatgaaatgtgttttaatcCAACAGCCTGTGACCAAAAACTATGCCTTTGAAATCCCAGATGTTCCCTCACAGAGCGAGTACCTTGAAGTCAAATACTCTGTAAGAAGACATGCCTCACCTAAAGGCCATCGTCACTTAATATAGTCTAACATTTTCTTGTTATGAGCATATCagaatttattattaataaaacttgTGTTGTTGTGTTGCTTTAGGCTGAGCTGCCCCCATTGCCAGCTGAACTGAAAGGCTCAACATTTTCCCATGTGTTTGGT contains:
- the rrs1 gene encoding ribosome biogenesis regulatory protein homolog, yielding MASCSIEDVLAKAERDEAEKLKSITVNKELDLEFDPGSLLAFDKNRIDTREFKGNNREEFLRSLARDNTQLLINEIWKLPTERVEEVIVAKLPDPTTALPRQKPAPKPKPPTKWEQFAKLKGIQKKKKTNLVWDEVHKEWKRRWGYKRAKDDTKEWLIEVPEKADPNEDQFAKKNKAKKERVARNEYNRLKNIARAQKIKVPGMGLAPTPHQSKAELSQAVSIAKVSTASVGKFQENLPKEKTPKNTGKKRKFQPLIGDFGSEKQKQLDLLKLMDSKNPRLNITKAVNKQMREEDMEAARDRRKAFGKKGHRGNMAGKGKGKAGGKGKGPKGKGPKGKGRKPPMKQGKR